TGATGGGCTGTCACATGGAAGTGTTTTACGTTCACCTCCATGGGTGACATTGAGGATATGGTGGGGGGGTCCTTCTGGCCAGCACGCTAATGCaccgtgatgtgtgtgtgtgtgtgtgtgtgtgtgtgcgtgtgcgtgtgtgtgtgtgtgtgtgtgtacgtttctgTGACTGACCCTGTCTGTCAATAAACGATCAGGGTTTTTTGCTCAATAAGGGGTTGTTTTACTCATATATACTGTTTTTCTATTTCAGTCTAGAGTCAACAACTCTGTCATCTGACATGTTCTAGTGACGTGATGTGAAATGAcaattttagtgtgtgtgtgtgtgtgtgtgtggggggggggggggggggggggctagaagatgtgtgtgtttgtgtgtgtgagtgtgcgtgtgtttgtgtgtgtgcaatgtgacTCATGAGCTAAAAGGGTCCGGCATTATAGAATGTTCTCCTTATTTGTGTGACCACCCCCTgcacactcaggcacacacacacacacacacacacacacacacacacacacacacacacacacacacacacacacacacacacacacacacacacacacacacaagctcacacccacacacacacacaaccgtgcacgcacacgcgcgcacatacacacacagacacacacacgcacacacacgcatagggACATCCATCAGCAGGGACAGGCAGCATTGACATGCATCAGAGGCAACACGTTCCTCTTGGGAGGCAAAATAGAAAGAGGGAAAAAAGAACAGATTAGCATTACAAAGCCAGGTAATAGTCAGGATATCACTTTGAGGAAATGTCACCTTAAATTCTGTCTTTTAGTATTCTGGATAGAAGTCCAGACAGATATGTCACACCAGGTGACAATGAAAGACATTAGCAGTATAATTGTTGCAAATAGATCTTGTAAGGTAATGGGGAAAGTCATAAAACATATGAAATATATGGATATGCTAATTCATCATGCTAATCATACATAATGAAAACATACATATGCCAATATTCTCGCACGTTTGGGAGTGCTTAGTGATGTCTGTTGTATCAAGAATGCTCTTTTGGGAGGTCATAAGTGGGTgtttaatgaataataatactGCCATTACATTTAATTAAACTGCAGGTGTCAACTGCATTCCCGCTCATCACTTACACCCTGACCATGGTCATGTATAATGGTTGTTAACTTGCACATTATGTTGTTATTCTGTCTTCCTCGGCTCTGATGATCACAGACCCACAATATTTCTTTGTGTACTTTGGTAGTACGTCATCTTTTGATTATTTTGGCCTAATTAGTCTATTTATCTAATATTAGCCTGAGCTCGCCTACAGTGGCTGTCAGAAACAGTCCTTGTTGAcgatttgattttgtgtgtgtgtgtgtgtgtgtgtgtgtgtgtgtgtgtgtgtgtgtgtgtgtgtgtgtgtgtgtgtgtgtgtgtgtgtgtgtgtgtgtttagaggtGAACATGAACACATCTGCTGGAGCCTTGGGGGCGGAGCTGacggacgaggagaaggagatcaTCAACAGCGTGATCGCCCGGGCGTCCATGATGGAGAACATGGAGCAGCAGAGGATTAGGTGAGGAGGACGGAGGACCTCACCATCTGCCTTCTCTacggaaggagatggaggagtggTAGGACATCCAAGCCAAGCAGATGTTGTGTGTGATGGATCTCATTGTGGGAGCTTTCCTCCACAATGCTCTGAAATCCGTTTCCAGAAGAGCGAGAATCTTAATCCAGAAGCTCTGAAACCTGATTTAAGGATGGGCACAATGTGTTTCTAGAATAATAGAGGTTCTAGAATTAATTGATTAATGAGCGGTACAGTCAAATTGTAAAAGCTTGAGCATTTAAATGAAGAAGCTCTAGAATCTATTGCTAGAGTCTCTAAAATGGAATTTGGAAAGATTGCATAGTATTCTAGGGGCCGTAGAATACAGTCTGATTCCAGAAGATGTATTCTATGAAAAAACTATTCTAGAGGCCCTCAAATGTATTGTAGAAGAttgtgaatgggattcttaagcAACTATAATCTCAAACTTCTAAATATGTAGATGTTTAGAATTTCAGGAGAATCCTCCTCTTATATCTCTCTcttgttccccctctccctccctctctctctccccctctctctcccccccagccgCCTCTCCACCCGTCTGGATGACATCAGGAGGACGGCGTGTGGCGACGGCCAGTCCCGCTGCCTCCTGTGCGGGGAGGCGTTCGGACCGCAGGGGGTCTCGCCGGTGCTCTGTGTTCAGTGCAGAAAGGTGGGCGGATTAGATAAAGGGCATTATCAGACGACAGCGCACAACAGTGAACACAATGAAAAGCGCAGGTGAAAACGCGTGGGCAGAGTGTATACCGCCAGGGGAAATGAGAGGGTGCAGACAGTAGAGTGGGCTGTCGAGTCCTGGAATGATCTCTGTAGTGGCAGGGGCGGGCTGGGGGTTAATTGGCTGCGAgtgacacacactgtgtgtgtttctcgtCTTGTACACTTCCTgtgtcctgctgctgctcctggcttAATGCCAGCTGAACTGGAAAAGTGCATGTGCTGTGCACCTGCCACCAGGGACcaagctgtgtgcgtgtgtgttgcgtaCGTGGGTGCctgcgtgcatgcgtttgtgtgtatcttgcacgtgtgtgtgtgtgtgtgtgtgtgtgtgtgtgtgtgtgtgtgtgtgtgtgtgtgtgtgtgtgtgtgtgtgtgtgtgtgtgtgtgcacatatgtgtgtAGGTCCCTGTaaaggtgtgtgaatgtgtgtgtgtgtatgcacataaatgtgtatgtgcttataatgtatgtgtgtctgtgtgtgtgtatgcacatacgtgtgcatgtgcctataactttgtgtgtgtgtgtgtgtgtgtgtgtgtgtgtgtgtgtgtgtgtgtgtgtgtgtgtgtgtgtgtgtgtgtgtgtgtgtgtgtgtgtctgtgtgtgtgtgtgtgtgtgtgtgtgtgtgcagaacatGTGTAGTAAGTGCGGGATCTGCAGTCACAGCCGGTCATGTCCCGTGTGGCTCTGTCGGATCTGCAGCGAGCAGCAAGAGGTGAGCACCAATGAACCCATGAACACACGGACATCTTAACATAGGAAGTTACATGAATACATTAAcatatgaacacatgaatactTGATGATTCCTCCCCCATTCACTGTAAATAATCAAATAGATATAAAGTGAGCAACAAAGGACAGATGAACAAGGACGACATTAGGAGCCCTTATTCAATCATAGGGCGCAGAGATGCATTGAGTCTTGATCCATTTTTAATAATGGTAAATATATCCTACCAGGAAAGCCCACTAAATACACTAAGCAAGTCATGTTTTTATTAATGCATAAGGATCTATTTGGATTTATTGCAacataaacaataataaatcacAATAAAAGTGAAGGTTATATCAGGGtcttctgtctttctgtcatgGCCTCCGGGTACACACCCTTAGATTAATTCAGTTTGGTGTCAATCATCCGAAGTACAaatcaataaacacacattGACATGCCCTGTTCcgaacaaacagacaaaccgaCAACCAAACaagcagaaaaacatcatcagCTAAGAACACTAAAACTAAAACCGCGAGATCCGACTTGATCGTCGACAACATTCATCCAAGACAAATATGCTGCAAAGCCCTCTGCTTGCAGACTTGGTTGTTCTCGTAGAATAGGATGTGAGAAGGATGTGAGAATTCACACACCTATGTTTTCACCTATTCTACATTTGCACAAATCAAGTGTTTGCAACATAATCCCCTTCAGACAGAGCCTCTACCCTGTGTCTTATCagttcctcccctcctctcttcagaTCCAGAAGCGTTCAGGGGCCTGGTTCTACAAGGGCCAGGCCCAGCAGGTGCTGCCTGGCCCACTGCCCCTCACCCGGCCCAGCAAGCCCAGCAGGGAGACCAGGGCCCAGCAGAACCACCGGGAACCAGCCCAGCAGACGATGGAGGCCAGCGAccaaccaccacaacaaggTTCTTATTGTGCAGCGGGTCTGGGTGTGTTGTGAGTGGAGCTGCGATATACAGTACCTGACATGGtagttgtatgtatatatactgtagccAACATGTTAgttgtatgtatatgtactGTAGCTACCATGTTAGTTGTATGTATATTTACTGTAGCTACCATGTTAgttgtatgtatatgtactGAAGCTAACATGttagtatgtatatatatatactgtagctTACATGTAAGCTGTATGTATACTGTAGCTAACATGTTAGTTGTAtgcatatatactgtacatacggTAGCTACGTGTCAgttgtatgtacagtatatttACTGTAGCTGACATGGATGCACTTGGATGATAGTTTATTGATCTCCCGGGGCCTGAAGAGTGtggtacatgtgtgtatgcttgtgtgtgtgtgtttgtgtgtgcgtgtgtgcgtgcgtgcgtgtgtgcgtgtgtgcgtgcatgcgtgtgtgcatgtgtgtgtgtctgtgtgtttatgtgttcatGAATGCTGACCGTTGTCCTCATGATCCCAGAGCCACAACAGAGACCCAGTGGGCCAGAACACGGGTACTCTGGGCCCCGCACTGGACCCTCAGCAGGGGCCAATGGTGACAGACGACAGCCCTCTGGACCAACCACTGGGAGAACTGCCAACGCAGAGAGAACTACCAACGCAGAGAGACCTACAAACGCAGAGAGTACTACCAACGCAGAGAGAACTACCAACGCAGAGAGACCTACAAATGCGGAGAGAGCTACAAATGCAGAGAGAGCTACAAATGCAGAGAGAACTACAAATGCAGAGAGACCTACAACCATGGAGAAAGctacccccctccccaaaccAACCCCGGCCAGGTCACAATTGGGGACTGCGCCGAACACAGTCCAACTAGGCCAACACAAGGGTGAATTTAAACACATCCCATCAGTATTGTTGTATTTTATCAAACATATGTTTTTGAAGCTACCTCATTTGTTTCCTTCAGGGAAATGGGTAGCAAACATTTTGTGAATAGATGTACATTATTGTGACGCTGCTgtgctgtctctgtccctgttcTAACTCCCCAAGCCCCTGCGGCAGATGTGGAAAGTAGCTCCCTCGAGAGGTGCACCACAGCGCCCTCTTCAGGCGTCATGATGAAAACACAGCCGCTCGTTTCCTCTTCCCCATCAGCgcgtactgctgctgctgctgctagtcCCTCGCCAGCCCGAGTCGCGCCTCAGCAGACAGAAGAGGATGAGGTTGACTACGACTCTGATGAGTCCAGTAAGATGACTTACTTTGAAATATTTCATATTCGACAttaattatatataaattataaattgttaaatgatattatattgatataatataatatcatttAACAATGATGTTATTTTGACAtcattgtatatatattatgtatatttgtGAGATTCGTAAAAAATCGAACTATCTTCTATATGTATAAAGTACTTTTAGCTAGGAAGGCTACACTATTAGCTTCCGGAGTTACACTTCTACAGTGTCTGATTAAAGcctattttttgtaaataagtAGCCCTAAGCTAATGTTACATTTTACCTTATACTTCACTTAAGATTTGATTAGTTGACTTACATATTAAGGTACCATAATGTGTCCTAAAACGTCCCTtgggtgtttgtggttgtgtttgtctgttgtaGCTACTCTGGGCTTACTAGAGTTCTCCCTCCTCTATGAACAGGAGACCCATGCTCTACACTGCTGCATTGTCAAAGCCAAGGtgaacaaacacgcacgcacaccctcacacacacgtacaaacacacacgatcGGACAAacgccctcccacacacacacacatggaaggtCAGTCAATAGCAATAGCCCTCTTGCTGCTTGCGGTATGTTGATGTTTCAGGTCGGACAGTGAGAGCGTGTAAGAACGTGATGAACATTTAAACGTCAAGAATAATCTGATACATTGTTCAAATAGGAtgggagaaagacacacagagacagagagaaagtgagagagatgtTTCCCCGGGTAAAAACGTCCACTACATGCTCCTGAGTTAGATTACCTCGACCCCTCTAGGACACCACTCTGAATTGTAATCTTCAGATCTAAGTATGAAAAGATTTATTTAGCAGAACAGCAGAACAAGAGAATCCACAAAGCATGTCAAATCATTCTCCTGAGCTCTCTTACTCTTGCAGGCTTTGTTATAGAGGGTGTGTTCAGGACATCTCCATAAACCCCTTCAGGGCCATAAAGCTACCATAAAGTGCATCCCCAGCTCAGGCAACTATCCGTGGGATAGGGCTCAACGAGTATCCGCAACAAAATGGTGGACAAAATAGTGCAGCGGTCTAAAGGACAGCCGAGCACACTGTGTAAGGATACTATGGAGACATCTGTGAATGCATATAGAACATATGtatttgttgtcattgcacaggATACAACGAAATTGGAAGGCAGTCCCCTTGGTACTTTATAAATAGagttataaaaataatataaaacaaaacaatgtccAGCCATTCACAGACAACCACTCTCTACCCTCCCACATCTCCACATCCTCACACTCACATTACATCCACATGCATCCTCCAGTGCACACTTAAAGCGGCAGTGAGGTAACATGGAAAAAGTGCATACAGTGCATACAGTCTGACACTGGGCTTAGTCTCTAAGCTCTGGTAAGGGCCGTGTGTGAAGGTGACTGGAAGTGTTCCGTGTCCGtattacggggggggggggggggggggggtatatggaTGTGCCATATTGTCATGTGCCATTACCCCCCTCGCTCATGGGCCATCCCAAACTGTGGTCGTCTTCAGGGTCTGAAGCCGATGGACTCCAACGGGCTGGCCGACCCCTACGTGAAGCTGCACCTGCTGCCTGGAGCTAGCAAGGTATCCCCTGCTGCCTACGGCGGATTATTAGTGATTATTCATTAGGAATATTGGTTTGGTTATCTTGCTTTCAAAACCCCCCCACCCATATCTTACCTCCCCcacatttgtatttatattttatattgttttaattaattattcaaGAATAAAAACGATTTGTATTTCAGAATCTAAAAATCTCAAACATTTCATCTACTTTTGTCTGATTCCTcttttctctcctttctctcccctctctcgtttctctctcctcactcctctctccttcgtctctcctcctgtctcctgtcttctctcttctcccctctctcctcctctcctctcgtcgcTCATCTCTCCTTATCCTGTGTCGTTCAGTCTAATAAACTTCGTACCAAGACGCTGAAGCACACGTTGAATCCTGTGTGGAACGAGACGCTGGTGTACCACGGCATCACCGATGAAGAGATGACCCGCAAGTCACTCAGGTACCACCAATACATAAATACAATGatatacacatatgcacacatacacaaataccaaCTATTAATATTTTGAAATATATGGtagatacatacacagacagacagacagacagacagacagacagacagacagacagacagacagacagccagacagccagacagccagccagccagacagacagacagacagacagacagacagccagacagacagacagacagacagacagacagacagacagacagacagacagacagacagacagacagatatatgATAAAAAAATGGTAAATTGGTAGAGAGACTGGTATACAAATGTTCTCTCTATCCGCAGTCAGTAAGTGATAGAGAAAAATGTAGTGAACGTGCTTTCActactttctctttctctctccattctgTCAGtgagtggtagagagacaggttgtTAACatactctctttctctgcagTCTGTCAGTGAGTGGTAGAGAGACAAATAGTtaacatgctctctctctctctgcaagcTCTCAGTCAGTGGTAGAGAGACCAGTTGTtaacatgctctctctctctctctctctctctctctctctc
This Gadus macrocephalus chromosome 19, ASM3116895v1 DNA region includes the following protein-coding sequences:
- the rph3aa gene encoding double C2-like domain-containing protein beta, producing the protein MNTSAGALGAELTDEEKEIINSVIARASMMENMEQQRISRLSTRLDDIRRTACGDGQSRCLLCGEAFGPQGVSPVLCVQCRKNMCSKCGICSHSRSCPVWLCRICSEQQEIQKRSGAWFYKGQAQQVLPGPLPLTRPSKPSRETRAQQNHREPAQQTMEASDQPPQQEPQQRPSGPEHGYSGPRTGPSAGANGDRRQPSGPTTGRTANAERTTNAERPTNAESTTNAERTTNAERPTNAERATNAERATNAERTTNAERPTTMEKATPLPKPTPARSQLGTAPNTVQLGQHKAPAADVESSSLERCTTAPSSGVMMKTQPLVSSSPSARTAAAAASPSPARVAPQQTEEDEVDYDSDESTTLGLLEFSLLYEQETHALHCCIVKAKGLKPMDSNGLADPYVKLHLLPGASKSNKLRTKTLKHTLNPVWNETLVYHGITDEEMTRKSLRLAVSDEDKFGHNEFIGETRVALKKLKFNQKKNFSVCLERVVQVRTSKSQDDIHDGESSEERGRVQVSLHYDSRQGRLVVGVVRCAHLAAMDSNGYSDPFVKVCLKPDMGKKAKNKTQTKKKTLNPEYNEEFSYEIKHGELAKKTLDISVWDYDMGKSNDFIGGCQLGIQAKGECLKHWYECLKNKDKKIERWHVLLNDDPAKFED